A stretch of Telopea speciosissima isolate NSW1024214 ecotype Mountain lineage chromosome 11, Tspe_v1, whole genome shotgun sequence DNA encodes these proteins:
- the LOC122646673 gene encoding probable fructokinase-4, translating into MALANGDSKVKPDGLIVSFGEMLIDFVPTVSGVSLAEAPGFLKAPGGAPANVAIAVSRLGGKSAFVGKLGDDDFGHMLAEILKDNAVDIDGVLFDQGARTALAFVTLRADGEREFMFFRNPSADMLLTEAELNLNLLRSAEIFHYGSISLITEPCRSAHLKAMEVAKEAGALLSYDPNLRIPLWPSTDDAREQIMSIWDRADIIKVSDVEFEFLTGHDTVDDETAISLMHPGLKLLLVTLGEKGCKYYTKDFNGAVDSFKVDAVDTTGAGDSFIGALLCKIVNNPSVLEDELKLIQVLKFANACGAITTTKKGAIPALPTESEVLELLKQ; encoded by the exons ATGGCCCTAGCGAACGGAGATTCCAAAGTCAAACCGGACGGTCTGATCGTGAGTTTCGGCGAGATGCTCATCGATTTCGTCCCCACTGTCTCCGGCGTCTCTCTCGCCGAAGCACCAGGTTTCTTAAAAGCCCCCGGTGGCGCTCCAGCCAATGTCGCTATTGCTGTTTCCCGTCTCGGCGGCAAATCGGCCTTCGTTGGGAAACTCGGCGACGACGATTTCGGTCACATGTTGGCTGAGATATTAAAAGATAACGCTGTTGATATTGATGGGGTCTTGTTCGATCAAGGTGCAAGAACAGCATTAGCTTTTGTGACGCTTCGAGCGGATGGTGAACGAGAATTCATGTTTTTCAGAAATCCAAGTGCAGATATGCTCTTGACAGAGGCTGAACTTAATCTGAATCTCCTTAGATCG GCTGAGATTTTCCACTATGGATCGATAAGTTTAATCACAGAGCCTTGCAGATCAGCTCATCTGAAAGCCATGGAGGTGGCTAAGGAAGCAGGTGCATTGCTATCGTACGATCCGAATCTCAGAATACCGTTGTGGCCATCAACAGATGATGCCCGTGAGCAAATCATGAGCATCTGGGACAGGGCTGACATCATCAAAGTCAGTGATGTGGAGTTTGAATTCTTGACTGGACATGATACAGTTGACGATGAAACAGCAATATCTCTTATGCATCCAGGGTTAAAGCTTCTGCTAGTAACCCTTGGAGAGAAGGGCTGCAAATACTACACCAAG GATTTCAATGGAGCTGTTGATAGCTTCAAGGTGGATGCAGTAGATACGACTGGCGCAGGTGATTCGTTTATCGGCGCCCTACTTTGCAAGATTGTTAACAACCCGTCCGTACTTGAA GATGAATTAAAGTTGATACAAGTACTGAAATTTGCAAATGCATGTGGAGCAATTACTACCACAAAGAAAGGGGCAATTCCTGCCCTTCCCACTGAGTCTGAAGTTCTTGAGCTACTAAAGCAGTAA